From a single Aquarana catesbeiana isolate 2022-GZ linkage group LG09, ASM4218655v1, whole genome shotgun sequence genomic region:
- the FAM163B gene encoding protein FAM163B, protein MTAGTVVITGGILATVILLCIIAVLCYCRLQYYCCKKEDSEEDEEEPDFAVHSRFPPVHCNRNVVLANGPSLYASPYNKKQQHCRSVCQGCSHNEPPAFLLHPPEEVRNGGERITYKTISQEEIELPVNLSNIQVLNPNRLSAMREAFSRSRSISTDV, encoded by the exons ATGACAGCCGGGACTGTGGTCATCACCGGTGGTATATTAGCGACTGTTATCCTTCTGTGTATTATTGCCGTTCTCTGCTACTGCAGGCTACAG TATTACTGCTGCAAAAAGGAGGACtcggaagaggatgaggaagaacCAGATTTTGCTGTCCATTCCCGCTTCCCACCGGTGCACTGCAACCGGAACGTAGTCCTGGCCAATGGCCCCTCCCTCTATGCCTCACCCTACAACAAGAAACAACAGCACTGCCGAAGTGTCTGCCAGGGCTGCTCGCACAATGAGCCGCCCGCCTTTCTCCTGCACCCGCCGGAGGAGGTCCGAAACGGAGGCGAACGCATCACCTATAAGACCATCAGTCAAGAAGAGATCGAACTGCCAGTTAACCTGAGCAATATACAGGTACTTAACCCCAACCGCCTCTCTGCCATGAGGGAGGCCTTTTCCCGAAGTCGGAGCATCAGCACAGATGTCTGA